A window from Citrus sinensis cultivar Valencia sweet orange chromosome 3, DVS_A1.0, whole genome shotgun sequence encodes these proteins:
- the LOC102623418 gene encoding ethylene-responsive transcription factor ERN1-like, whose amino-acid sequence MDTKKSSKLPPYKSRNPYKNQTLVSLQTNNNNLHENGNRSKSRFLGVRQRPSGRWVAEIKESSQKLRLWLGTFDKAEEAAMAYDIAARLLRGRNAKTNFIHHGIINFHEEINYSLLGKNPRLHQLLQQAAVTKSHAISSSSKFLNNNMANRDDESINFDTLVEETIFCSSTSTADCSVKSHGNFDNGLSFGSSKVYSSVVVAPSFSASLCQGSSRT is encoded by the coding sequence ATGGACACCAAAAAGAGTTCGAAACTCCCCCCTTATAAGTCTCGAAACCCTTATAAAAATCAAACCCTAGTTTCTCTTCAAACCAACAATAACAACTTGCATGAAAATGGAAATAGATCAAAAAGCAGATTTCTTGGGGTGAGGCAAAGGCCATCGGGCAGATGGGTAGCGGAAATAAAAGAATCTTCCCAAAAGCTAAGGCTATGGCTTGGAACTTTTGATAAAGCAGAAGAAGCCGCCATGGCTTATGACATCGCCGCGAGGCTTCTGAGAGGAAGAAATGCAAAGACCAACTTCATACATCATGGAATCATTAATTTCCATGAGGAAATTAATTACAGCTTACTAGGAAAGAATCCAAGGCTTCATCAGCTTCTTCAGCAGGCAGCAGTCACAAAGAGCCATGCAATAagctcatcatcaaaatttctcaataataatatggCTAATAGAGATGACGAATCGATCAATTTTGATACACTCGTTGAAGAAACTATATTTTGTTCTTCAACTAGTACTGCAGATTGTAGTGTTAAATCCCATGGTAATTTTGATAACGGGCTCTCATTTGGCAGCTCTAAGGTTTATTCTTCTGTTGTTGTTGCTCCTTCTTTTAGTGCTTCTCTATGTCAAGGAAGTTCGAGGACTTGA